In the genome of bacterium, one region contains:
- a CDS encoding TonB family protein has protein sequence MSRRILLIDFDRRALSAAQAKLEAEGFEVLCAQSGKEAEQVLRGTKIDLVVLEPMIPGLDGFKFCTAMKRREFGPAPYVILASRIYRAPRYRAMAKDAGADLYAERPQQDHILLETARRLLPPEAAAEAGAPPVADERAPRVSQAVPVQDVAAPRAHRGSRREVPPAAAPEPARHASEDRRPPRRIPAERAPAPAAPAPPEPPAPRLSPADDPLSTAPRVAIQGTVDLADFRLGSREDGSDSVPIADVSDEEIVDALDRVIDLPEDTAICPPVDASAAPAASAGAWFGEPAPLPPQPDEPAAPASSSFVSDAPGAAPLPPLPGVSPVFASAAAMGPIPVLAEAGEDEIERMLDALSPLENTEAFTTEVAAEESGPAEDAGDVRPPPPAPEPEELRAPSAETAFEFVGAEPPPAWPAEPEGAAPPDEPAVVVAAEYAPADEPAVVVAAEYAPAEEAPAVVVVAEYAPADEAPAWPVAVADEAVPADAADVSLVRDAAGPSAEQAAAPTDVAEREEPAAPATPAEGIPLGLASALDRLDCAGDLTSLADDAPVSYTTEVDVEAIAMPDLPAFEFRGERAGGGGRSLDNVCEFEEAPASGGAEIPDDIGRLFPGAEEDVADEVPAATALEARAAALEAEAPGASVEPAAVVEEARESIEQLVEPAAFVEEPRESSEQVVEPAAFVEEPRESSEQVVEPAAFVEEPRESSEQVVEPAAFVEERPEAVASSEEPAAFVEEPAASEVASPRSLVDEPAAPAAAAPAKFRFDGPTPKPALRPRPHFHLLGETEDTSSNQGFAPTPSFDHTGPSSPIGPHHGVSAGVAPPGPPPPRPGAPAAPPAPIGQWSYQRFVAPRPAPAPVPATASSAPQQRFHTGPDLDSQLDRAFAGQGGQSDAARGAGGDGQGGTSGGDAEDPAEPILHSDAREFDPATAALLSSLEGLDAVCREDAAEDDDLDQWLTDGGAVLDETFPEEFESSPPCPPPPTDDDERSLETLLSAPVERAAAPADEEDIPDFWTSPTGPADVEPVAGPLVGPRADDEPRPDDEAPRGTAPSAPPLEEPTARSMGLVLSAAAVLVVLIGVGSGALLLRGAGAAPAAPAAIRAERASDATPAAPDATRAERASVEASAAGTGAAYEPTTPASERRTAAASPEPAPAAPEIVRPVPRAVSDRLDGQTARPTPRAAVGSTAPELARPAELDRPLERVAGEIPAEAAHAAAPGKAVLSVLVGPDGDVRDVRLMSDPGQGLGEAARRAVAGWRYTAPRRAGEPVQVWRTETVSFGRP, from the coding sequence GTGAGCCGACGCATTCTCCTCATCGATTTCGATCGGCGGGCGTTGTCCGCGGCCCAGGCCAAACTCGAGGCCGAGGGGTTCGAAGTCCTGTGCGCCCAAAGCGGCAAGGAAGCCGAGCAGGTCCTGCGCGGGACGAAGATCGACTTGGTCGTCCTGGAGCCGATGATCCCCGGCTTGGACGGCTTCAAGTTCTGCACGGCGATGAAGCGCCGCGAATTCGGTCCGGCGCCGTACGTCATCCTCGCCTCGCGCATCTACCGCGCCCCGCGGTACCGGGCGATGGCGAAGGACGCCGGGGCCGACCTCTACGCCGAGCGCCCGCAGCAGGACCATATCCTGCTGGAAACCGCGCGACGCCTGCTGCCGCCGGAGGCGGCGGCGGAGGCCGGCGCGCCGCCGGTCGCCGACGAGCGCGCGCCCCGCGTCTCCCAGGCCGTGCCGGTTCAGGACGTCGCCGCGCCGCGGGCCCACCGCGGCTCGCGGCGCGAAGTCCCGCCCGCGGCGGCGCCCGAACCGGCGCGCCACGCGTCGGAGGACCGCCGTCCCCCCAGGCGGATCCCCGCGGAACGCGCCCCCGCGCCCGCCGCGCCGGCTCCCCCCGAGCCGCCCGCGCCGCGCCTCTCTCCGGCCGACGATCCGCTGAGCACCGCGCCGCGCGTCGCCATTCAGGGGACGGTCGATCTGGCCGACTTCCGTCTGGGAAGCCGCGAAGACGGTTCCGATTCCGTGCCGATCGCCGACGTCTCGGACGAGGAGATCGTCGACGCGCTCGACCGCGTGATCGATCTGCCCGAAGACACGGCGATCTGTCCGCCCGTGGACGCCTCCGCGGCGCCGGCGGCCTCGGCCGGGGCCTGGTTCGGCGAGCCCGCGCCGCTCCCGCCGCAGCCGGACGAGCCGGCCGCGCCGGCGTCTTCGTCCTTCGTCTCCGACGCGCCGGGGGCCGCCCCGCTGCCGCCGCTGCCGGGCGTCAGCCCGGTCTTCGCCTCGGCGGCGGCGATGGGGCCGATTCCGGTGCTGGCCGAAGCGGGGGAGGACGAGATCGAGCGGATGCTCGACGCCCTCTCGCCCCTGGAGAACACGGAAGCCTTCACCACGGAGGTCGCCGCGGAGGAATCCGGTCCGGCGGAGGACGCGGGCGACGTTCGCCCGCCGCCGCCCGCGCCCGAACCGGAGGAACTCCGCGCGCCGTCGGCGGAGACGGCGTTCGAGTTCGTCGGCGCCGAGCCGCCGCCGGCGTGGCCGGCCGAGCCGGAAGGCGCCGCGCCGCCCGACGAGCCGGCCGTGGTCGTCGCCGCGGAATACGCGCCGGCCGACGAGCCGGCCGTGGTCGTCGCCGCGGAATACGCGCCGGCCGAAGAGGCGCCGGCCGTGGTCGTCGTGGCGGAATACGCGCCGGCCGACGAGGCACCGGCCTGGCCGGTCGCCGTGGCGGACGAGGCCGTCCCCGCGGACGCCGCGGACGTTTCGCTCGTCCGGGACGCCGCCGGCCCGAGCGCGGAGCAAGCGGCCGCGCCGACGGACGTCGCGGAACGGGAAGAGCCGGCCGCGCCGGCGACGCCCGCGGAGGGGATTCCGCTCGGGTTGGCGTCGGCGCTCGATCGCTTGGACTGCGCCGGCGACCTCACGTCGCTCGCCGACGACGCGCCCGTCTCGTACACGACGGAAGTCGACGTCGAGGCGATCGCGATGCCGGATCTGCCGGCGTTCGAGTTCCGGGGCGAGCGGGCGGGCGGCGGAGGCCGCAGTCTCGACAACGTCTGCGAGTTCGAGGAAGCGCCGGCTTCCGGCGGCGCGGAGATTCCCGACGACATCGGCCGGCTGTTCCCCGGCGCCGAAGAAGACGTCGCGGACGAGGTTCCCGCCGCGACGGCTCTCGAAGCGCGGGCCGCCGCGCTCGAGGCCGAAGCGCCGGGCGCGTCCGTCGAACCCGCGGCGGTCGTCGAAGAAGCGCGCGAATCGATCGAGCAGCTCGTCGAACCCGCGGCGTTCGTCGAAGAGCCGCGCGAATCGAGCGAGCAGGTCGTCGAGCCCGCGGCGTTCGTCGAAGAACCGCGCGAATCGAGCGAGCAGGTCGTCGAGCCCGCGGCGTTCGTCGAAGAACCGCGCGAATCGAGCGAGCAGGTCGTCGAACCCGCGGCGTTCGTCGAAGAGCGGCCCGAAGCGGTCGCGTCGAGCGAAGAGCCCGCCGCGTTCGTCGAAGAGCCCGCCGCGTCCGAAGTCGCCTCCCCGCGCAGCCTCGTCGACGAACCGGCCGCGCCCGCCGCGGCGGCGCCGGCGAAGTTCCGTTTCGACGGCCCCACGCCGAAGCCCGCGCTTCGGCCGCGGCCGCACTTCCATCTCCTCGGCGAGACGGAGGACACCTCCAGCAATCAGGGCTTTGCGCCCACGCCTTCGTTCGACCACACCGGCCCGTCCAGCCCGATCGGGCCACATCACGGCGTTTCGGCCGGCGTCGCCCCCCCGGGGCCGCCGCCGCCGCGCCCGGGCGCGCCTGCCGCGCCTCCCGCTCCGATCGGGCAGTGGTCGTATCAACGCTTCGTCGCCCCCCGTCCGGCCCCCGCGCCGGTCCCGGCGACGGCGTCGTCGGCGCCCCAGCAGCGTTTCCACACGGGGCCCGACCTCGACTCACAGCTCGATCGCGCATTTGCTGGCCAGGGGGGCCAGAGCGACGCCGCACGCGGCGCCGGAGGCGACGGGCAGGGAGGCACGTCGGGCGGCGACGCGGAAGATCCCGCAGAGCCGATCCTCCATTCGGACGCGCGGGAGTTCGATCCCGCGACGGCCGCTCTCCTCTCGAGTCTCGAGGGGTTGGACGCCGTTTGCCGCGAGGACGCCGCGGAGGACGACGATCTCGACCAGTGGCTGACCGACGGCGGCGCGGTCCTCGACGAGACGTTCCCGGAAGAGTTCGAGTCCTCGCCTCCTTGCCCGCCTCCGCCGACCGACGACGACGAGCGCAGCCTCGAAACGCTCCTCTCCGCCCCGGTCGAGCGCGCCGCCGCGCCGGCGGACGAAGAGGACATCCCCGACTTCTGGACCTCCCCGACCGGCCCGGCCGACGTCGAGCCGGTGGCCGGACCGCTCGTCGGCCCCCGCGCCGACGACGAGCCGCGGCCCGACGACGAGGCGCCCCGCGGAACGGCCCCCTCGGCGCCGCCGCTCGAGGAGCCGACGGCGCGCTCGATGGGGCTCGTCCTTTCCGCGGCCGCGGTGCTGGTGGTCCTGATCGGCGTCGGCAGCGGGGCGCTCCTGCTGCGCGGCGCAGGGGCGGCGCCCGCCGCGCCGGCCGCGATCCGCGCCGAGCGCGCTTCGGACGCGACGCCCGCGGCGCCGGACGCAACCCGCGCCGAGCGCGCGTCGGTCGAGGCCTCCGCGGCCGGAACCGGCGCGGCGTACGAGCCGACGACGCCCGCTTCGGAACGGCGGACCGCCGCCGCGAGCCCGGAACCGGCGCCCGCCGCGCCGGAGATCGTGCGGCCCGTCCCGCGCGCCGTCTCCGACCGCCTCGACGGCCAGACCGCCCGGCCGACGCCGCGGGCCGCGGTCGGCTCGACCGCGCCGGAACTGGCGCGGCCGGCCGAACTCGACCGTCCGCTCGAGCGGGTCGCCGGCGAGATCCCCGCCGAGGCGGCGCACGCCGCCGCGCCCGGGAAGGCGGTCCTGAGCGTCCTGGTCGGCCCGGACGGCGACGTCCGCGACGTCCGGCTGATGAGCGATCCGGGGCAGGGATTGGGCGAGGCGGCGCGCCGCGCCGTCGCCGGCTGGCGGTACACCGCGCCCCGCCGGGCCGGGGAGCCGGTCCAAGTCTGGCGGACGGAAACGGTTTCGTTCGGCCGGCCGTGA
- the rpsU gene encoding 30S ribosomal protein S21, with the protein MPDSTYVVVKDDLEKALRRFRRKVEKFGIRKAIRQHEYYEKPSERRRRRRRENDRKRRKAERKASLA; encoded by the coding sequence ATGCCTGATTCGACGTACGTGGTGGTGAAGGACGACCTGGAAAAGGCCCTGCGCCGGTTCCGCCGCAAGGTGGAGAAGTTCGGCATCCGCAAGGCGATCCGGCAGCACGAGTACTACGAGAAGCCGTCGGAGCGCCGTCGTCGTCGCCGCCGCGAGAACGACCGCAAGCGCCGCAAGGCCGAGCGCAAGGCCTCGCTGGCCTGA
- a CDS encoding bifunctional folylpolyglutamate synthase/dihydrofolate synthase, with product MDTAQDPLVSWLFSLQGPALKWDMDTARSFCVWLGRPERGFPALHVAGTNGKGSVAALAESIARVSGLSTGLYTSPHLVRPEERIRLGAADISRDAFRSLIERLRRAAAAAVAAGAVPRHPSFFEMMTAAAFVAFAERRVDLGVVETGLGGRLDATNVLDPRVSVITTIALDHVKTLGGTLEAIAREKAGIIKPEAPVLVGWVPPEAREVFEATAREREAPLHLAERELDVAARDDGSFDVTTPLRAYRSLRCALAGPHQRRNAALAIRAAELLRERGIAIDLDAVADGLVATHWPGRLERLDGALLAADLPPVRSCLLDGAHNMEGIGVLAAALADADRRAPTRRALVFGLTEGRDAHRMIGPLAPHVSRVVVARPGIVKAIDPAEVHAALVEAAPQLAPELVPDPAEALRRAAELAGPDGELLVAGSLYLVGDARRVLLDLDGTGHPRRETQIAPALV from the coding sequence GTGGACACCGCCCAAGATCCGCTCGTCTCGTGGCTCTTCTCGCTGCAAGGTCCGGCCCTCAAGTGGGACATGGACACGGCGCGCTCGTTCTGCGTCTGGCTCGGCCGGCCGGAGCGCGGCTTCCCCGCGCTGCACGTCGCGGGGACGAACGGCAAGGGCTCGGTCGCGGCGCTCGCCGAGTCGATCGCCCGCGTCTCCGGCCTCTCCACCGGCCTCTACACGAGCCCGCATCTGGTGCGGCCCGAGGAGCGGATCCGCCTCGGCGCCGCGGACATCTCGCGCGACGCCTTCCGCTCGCTGATCGAGCGGCTGCGCCGCGCCGCCGCGGCCGCGGTCGCGGCCGGCGCCGTGCCGCGCCATCCGTCGTTCTTCGAGATGATGACCGCCGCCGCCTTCGTCGCCTTCGCCGAGCGGCGCGTCGATCTCGGCGTCGTCGAGACCGGCCTCGGCGGCCGCCTCGACGCGACGAACGTCCTCGATCCGCGCGTCTCGGTGATCACGACGATCGCGCTCGACCACGTGAAGACGCTCGGCGGGACGCTCGAGGCGATCGCGCGCGAGAAGGCGGGGATCATCAAGCCCGAGGCGCCGGTCCTCGTCGGCTGGGTGCCGCCGGAAGCGCGCGAGGTCTTCGAGGCGACGGCGCGGGAGCGCGAGGCGCCGCTGCACCTCGCCGAACGGGAACTCGACGTGGCCGCGCGCGACGACGGCTCGTTCGACGTGACGACGCCGCTGCGCGCGTACCGCTCGCTGCGCTGCGCGCTCGCCGGCCCGCACCAACGGCGCAACGCGGCGCTGGCGATCCGCGCCGCGGAACTGCTGCGCGAGCGCGGGATCGCGATCGACCTCGACGCCGTGGCCGACGGCCTCGTCGCGACGCACTGGCCGGGACGGCTGGAGCGGCTCGACGGCGCGCTGCTCGCGGCGGACCTGCCGCCGGTGCGCTCGTGCCTGCTCGACGGCGCGCACAACATGGAAGGGATCGGCGTGCTGGCCGCGGCGCTGGCCGACGCCGACCGCCGCGCGCCGACGCGGCGTGCGCTCGTCTTCGGCCTGACCGAGGGACGCGATGCCCACAGGATGATCGGCCCCTTGGCGCCGCACGTGTCGCGGGTCGTCGTCGCGCGCCCCGGCATCGTCAAGGCGATCGACCCGGCCGAAGTGCACGCCGCGCTCGTCGAGGCCGCGCCCCAACTCGCGCCGGAGCTCGTGCCCGATCCGGCCGAGGCGCTGCGCCGCGCGGCGGAGCTCGCCGGGCCGGACGGCGAACTGCTCGTCGCCGGCTCGCTCTACCTCGTCGGCGACGCGCGCCGCGTCCTTCTCGACCTCGACGGCACGGGGCACCCGCGCCGCGAAACGCAGATCGCCCCCGCGCTGGTCTGA
- the trmB gene encoding tRNA (guanosine(46)-N7)-methyltransferase TrmB, with product MNLLPDIPTPHLADLPVAERRNDREVELIVPEGDAPLDFARIFGRARELELEVGSGKGRFVLLAATARPDVDFVGVEYARKFYLKALDRVAKRDLANVRLINHDVFPLLRSRFASACFAAVHVYFPDPWPKKRHHKRRFFRDEVLDDVARVLSPGGLLRAATDHPLYAAAIREVMAARTDFEDAGPDQALWELPGMGDYTTLGVTNFEIKYRREGRPIHRFAWRRR from the coding sequence ATGAACTTGCTGCCCGACATTCCGACGCCGCATCTGGCCGACCTGCCGGTCGCCGAGCGCCGCAACGACCGCGAGGTCGAACTGATCGTGCCCGAAGGGGACGCGCCGCTCGACTTCGCGCGGATCTTCGGCCGCGCGCGCGAGCTGGAGCTCGAGGTCGGCTCGGGGAAGGGGCGCTTCGTCCTGCTCGCCGCGACCGCGCGTCCCGACGTGGACTTCGTCGGCGTCGAGTACGCGCGCAAGTTCTACCTCAAGGCGCTCGACCGCGTCGCCAAGCGCGACCTCGCGAACGTGCGGCTGATCAACCACGACGTCTTCCCGCTGCTGCGGAGCCGCTTCGCTTCGGCCTGCTTCGCCGCGGTCCACGTCTACTTCCCCGATCCGTGGCCGAAGAAGCGGCACCACAAGCGGCGCTTCTTCCGCGACGAGGTGCTCGACGACGTCGCCCGCGTGCTGAGCCCCGGCGGCCTGCTGCGCGCCGCGACCGACCACCCGCTCTACGCGGCGGCGATCCGCGAGGTGATGGCCGCGCGGACCGACTTCGAGGACGCCGGGCCGGACCAGGCGCTGTGGGAGCTCCCCGGAATGGGGGACTACACGACGCTCGGCGTGACGAACTTCGAGATCAAGTACCGCCGCGAGGGCCGTCCGATTCACCGCTTCGCCTGGCGTCGCCGCTGA
- the dprA gene encoding DNA-processing protein DprA, with amino-acid sequence MGAELAIDPELSAWLKLARLPGLTPETTDDLVRLFGGAARVVDPAAGRPAEAAGCADLLAALRSPAHDAAVRRELDLAARTGWLHLHRGGPGYPEPLEDLGAPPRVLAVRGDVSVLGRPAAAIVGSRRASDYGRRMAQELAAGLARVGVVVVSGLARGVDGAAHAAALEAGGTTVAVMGTGFDRVYPREHGPLAERIVAGGALVTEFGPGVPPAPENFPRRNRIIAALADVVIVVEAALRSGALITARLALDLGREVLAVPGRVGDPLAAGALSLLRDGAPPALGALDALLALSPRRFPELAAAAAAALRGEEAAALAAERPGPSPAAELGVEAEAVFGALPRDEDRQVDELAAAANLPLDAVLAALFALQLAGLAEALPGARFRRTVRPGGGRV; translated from the coding sequence GTGGGCGCCGAACTCGCGATCGATCCCGAACTGTCGGCGTGGCTCAAGCTGGCCCGCCTGCCGGGGCTGACGCCGGAGACGACGGACGATCTCGTCCGCCTCTTCGGCGGCGCGGCGCGCGTCGTCGATCCCGCCGCCGGCCGCCCCGCCGAAGCGGCGGGCTGCGCGGACCTGCTGGCCGCGCTGCGCTCTCCGGCGCACGACGCCGCGGTGCGCCGCGAACTTGATCTCGCCGCGCGCACGGGGTGGCTCCATCTCCACCGCGGCGGCCCCGGCTACCCCGAGCCGCTGGAGGACCTCGGCGCGCCGCCGCGCGTCCTCGCCGTCCGCGGCGACGTGTCGGTTCTCGGCCGGCCGGCGGCGGCGATCGTCGGCAGCCGCCGGGCTTCGGACTACGGCCGGCGGATGGCGCAGGAACTCGCGGCGGGGCTCGCGCGGGTCGGCGTCGTCGTCGTCAGCGGCCTCGCCCGGGGCGTGGACGGCGCGGCGCACGCCGCGGCGCTCGAAGCCGGCGGGACGACCGTCGCGGTGATGGGGACCGGGTTCGACCGCGTCTATCCGCGCGAACACGGCCCGCTCGCCGAACGGATCGTCGCCGGCGGCGCGCTCGTGACGGAGTTTGGTCCCGGCGTCCCGCCGGCGCCGGAAAACTTTCCGCGCCGCAACCGGATCATCGCCGCCCTTGCCGACGTCGTGATCGTCGTCGAGGCGGCGCTCCGCTCGGGGGCGCTGATCACGGCGCGCCTCGCGCTCGACCTCGGGCGGGAGGTCCTCGCCGTGCCGGGGCGGGTCGGCGATCCGCTGGCCGCCGGCGCGTTGAGTCTGCTGCGGGACGGCGCGCCGCCGGCCCTCGGCGCGCTCGACGCCCTCCTCGCGCTTTCCCCGCGCCGCTTCCCGGAGCTCGCGGCGGCGGCCGCGGCGGCGCTGCGCGGCGAGGAGGCCGCGGCCCTCGCCGCCGAGCGTCCCGGGCCGAGCCCCGCCGCGGAGCTCGGCGTCGAGGCCGAGGCGGTCTTCGGGGCGTTGCCGCGCGACGAGGACCGGCAGGTGGACGAGCTCGCCGCGGCCGCGAACCTCCCGCTCGACGCCGTTCTCGCGGCCCTCTTCGCCCTGCAGTTGGCCGGTTTGGCGGAGGCGCTCCCCGGCGCGCGGTTCCGCCGGACCGTCCGCCCCGGCGGCGGGCGTGTTTGA
- the topA gene encoding type I DNA topoisomerase — protein MAKHLVIVESPAKAKTINKFLGRDYRVKASKGHVRDLPKNPKKKGDKDWIGVDEDKGFKPHYEILKDRVKTVDEIIAAAKEAETVLLAADPDREGEAICWHLAQLLREKKIDKPVQRILFNEITRRAVRAAIEAPREIDEQKVDAQEARRILDRIVGYRVSPLLWDRVRRGLSAGRVQTVALRMIVEREREITAFKNVEYWTVAARLAPTDRAVFEAKLIRWQGEDAPWRKASEGSEKQATLPDEAAAKAVVAHCSARPFRVAGLEAKRSRRNPPPPFTTSKLQQEASRRFRFPVARTMRLAQGLYEGKDLGELGTVGLITYMRTDSTRVAAEALDAVREHIGKTFGADYLPESPRYFRQSKSAQDAHEAIRPTSLDLSPERVRPHLEADEFNLYKLVWDRFVASQMTAAEFDVTTVDVVAGEALFRAVGQVQRFAGWLAVYQETREEDAEEGDEAAASLPALEAGETLGLDALLPQQNFTQPPPRFTEAMLVRALEENGIGRPSTYAAILGVLSEKDYMDKVEGRLKPTELGELVVDLLVKHFGDIFDVAYTARMEEELDKVEGGEMDGVQALSAFSVRFRKDLDLARTQMENIKRRVEKTDVKCEQCGAMMVKRWGRFGEFLACEKYPECKNTKELNADRQPLPEIDETCPNCGKPMALRRGKWGPFLACSGYPECKTTRKIKLQGDKVEVKKEVVLDEKCPECGKPLARKSGRFGEYVGCTGFPDCRFTRQEETGVACPKCGKSVVARRSKRGKLFYGCTGYPNCDFVLWKKPVPKPCPKCGSPYLLESNTKRYGARLLCEKEGCGHVEQQ, from the coding sequence GTGGCAAAGCACCTCGTGATCGTCGAGTCGCCCGCCAAGGCGAAGACCATCAACAAGTTCCTCGGCCGCGACTATCGCGTGAAGGCCTCGAAGGGGCACGTCCGCGATCTGCCCAAGAACCCCAAGAAGAAGGGGGACAAGGACTGGATCGGCGTAGACGAGGACAAGGGCTTCAAGCCGCACTACGAGATCCTCAAGGACCGCGTCAAGACGGTGGACGAGATCATCGCCGCGGCGAAGGAGGCGGAGACTGTTCTCCTCGCGGCCGATCCTGACCGCGAAGGGGAGGCGATCTGCTGGCACCTCGCGCAGCTGCTGCGCGAGAAGAAGATCGACAAGCCGGTCCAGCGGATCCTGTTCAACGAAATCACGCGCCGCGCGGTGCGCGCGGCGATCGAAGCCCCGCGCGAGATCGACGAGCAGAAGGTGGACGCGCAGGAGGCGCGGCGGATCCTCGACCGGATCGTCGGCTACCGCGTCTCGCCGCTCCTCTGGGACCGCGTCCGCCGCGGCCTCTCCGCCGGGCGGGTGCAGACCGTCGCGCTGCGGATGATCGTCGAGCGCGAGCGCGAGATCACCGCCTTCAAGAACGTGGAGTACTGGACCGTCGCGGCGCGTCTCGCGCCGACCGACCGCGCGGTCTTCGAGGCCAAGCTGATCCGCTGGCAGGGCGAGGACGCGCCGTGGCGCAAGGCGTCCGAGGGGAGCGAGAAGCAGGCGACGCTGCCGGACGAAGCGGCCGCGAAGGCCGTCGTCGCCCACTGCTCGGCGCGCCCCTTCCGCGTCGCCGGCCTCGAGGCCAAGCGCAGCCGCCGCAACCCGCCCCCGCCGTTCACGACGAGCAAGCTTCAGCAGGAGGCCTCGCGCCGCTTCCGCTTCCCGGTGGCCCGCACGATGCGCCTCGCGCAGGGGCTCTACGAAGGGAAGGACCTCGGCGAGCTCGGCACGGTCGGCCTCATCACCTACATGCGTACCGACTCGACGCGCGTCGCCGCCGAGGCGCTCGACGCGGTGCGCGAGCACATCGGCAAGACGTTCGGCGCCGACTACCTGCCGGAGTCGCCGCGCTATTTCCGCCAGAGCAAGTCGGCGCAGGACGCCCACGAAGCGATCCGCCCGACGAGCCTCGACCTCTCTCCCGAACGGGTCCGCCCGCACCTCGAGGCGGACGAGTTCAACCTCTACAAGCTCGTCTGGGACCGGTTCGTCGCCAGCCAGATGACGGCCGCCGAGTTCGACGTGACGACGGTGGACGTCGTCGCGGGCGAGGCGCTCTTCCGCGCGGTCGGGCAGGTGCAGCGGTTCGCCGGCTGGCTCGCCGTCTATCAGGAGACGCGCGAGGAGGACGCGGAGGAAGGGGACGAGGCGGCCGCGTCGCTGCCGGCGCTCGAGGCGGGGGAGACGCTCGGTCTCGACGCGCTGCTGCCGCAGCAGAACTTCACCCAGCCGCCGCCGCGCTTCACCGAGGCGATGCTCGTCCGCGCGCTCGAAGAGAACGGCATCGGCCGGCCCTCCACCTACGCCGCGATCCTCGGCGTCCTGTCCGAGAAGGACTACATGGACAAGGTCGAGGGGCGGCTCAAGCCGACGGAGCTCGGCGAGCTGGTCGTCGATCTGCTCGTGAAGCACTTCGGCGACATCTTCGACGTCGCCTACACCGCGCGGATGGAAGAAGAGCTGGACAAGGTCGAGGGGGGCGAGATGGACGGCGTCCAGGCGCTCTCCGCCTTCTCCGTCCGCTTCCGCAAGGACCTCGACCTCGCGCGCACGCAGATGGAGAACATCAAGCGGCGCGTCGAGAAGACCGACGTCAAGTGCGAGCAGTGCGGCGCGATGATGGTCAAGCGCTGGGGCCGCTTCGGCGAGTTCCTCGCCTGCGAGAAGTACCCCGAGTGCAAGAACACCAAGGAGCTCAACGCCGACCGCCAGCCGCTCCCCGAGATCGACGAGACGTGCCCGAACTGCGGCAAGCCGATGGCGCTGCGCCGCGGCAAGTGGGGCCCGTTCCTCGCCTGCTCCGGCTATCCGGAGTGCAAGACGACCCGCAAGATCAAGCTCCAGGGGGACAAGGTCGAGGTGAAGAAGGAAGTCGTCCTCGACGAGAAGTGCCCGGAGTGCGGCAAGCCGCTGGCGCGCAAGAGCGGGCGCTTCGGCGAGTACGTCGGCTGCACCGGCTTCCCCGACTGCCGCTTCACGCGCCAGGAGGAGACCGGCGTCGCCTGCCCCAAGTGCGGCAAGTCGGTCGTCGCCCGGCGCTCGAAGCGCGGCAAGCTCTTCTACGGGTGCACCGGCTACCCCAACTGTGATTTCGTCCTCTGGAAGAAGCCGGTCCCCAAGCCCTGCCCGAAGTGCGGCTCGCCCTACCTGCTGGAGTCGAACACCAAGCGGTACGGCGCGCGGCTGCTCTGCGAGAAGGAAGGCTGCGGGCACGTCGAGCAGCAGTGA